The following coding sequences are from one Acidimicrobiales bacterium window:
- a CDS encoding sigma-70 family RNA polymerase sigma factor, with translation MTRQLTDREVEALEPLVRGIVRRRVRDDAAVDDLVQEAFVRLASARERLNGGALAPYAATVARTVVIEAARRRDRLERHLPRMLDRLPPAEPEDLVLDAEERNAVEDALDRLPPADRAALVAHEVHGAPLDALATATATTPGAEAARLARARARLRVEYLIALRRVDLPGDACRPVLVAISAGDRRRQRTLAAGDHLLSCPTCASLAPPLAERRRALTALLPFAVAVNGGRRLVDKARAHPAATAAGATVAAVAVTAAVVAARQPETPPPAPVTAATSAEPADPGPTEPSQATTTTTAVTVALTVGDRTLLDLAPDELEAFAGHRVEASGVQVLGVPADEGFWVGSGPDRRIWVALEGTGESPVDISPGQRLDFVGTLVRNPPGYAQSLGLPPADQAALTAATHHIAVPFQAVTRSD, from the coding sequence ATGACGCGCCAGCTCACCGACCGCGAGGTCGAGGCGCTCGAGCCCCTCGTCAGGGGCATCGTCCGCCGCCGGGTACGCGACGACGCGGCGGTCGACGACCTCGTCCAGGAGGCCTTCGTCCGCCTGGCGTCGGCCCGCGAGCGCCTCAACGGCGGTGCCCTCGCCCCGTACGCGGCGACCGTCGCCCGGACGGTTGTGATCGAGGCCGCCAGGCGCCGCGACCGACTCGAGCGCCACCTCCCCCGCATGCTCGACCGCCTCCCGCCGGCCGAGCCAGAGGACCTCGTTCTCGACGCCGAGGAGCGCAACGCCGTGGAGGACGCCCTCGATCGCCTCCCACCAGCCGACCGCGCCGCGCTCGTCGCCCACGAGGTCCACGGCGCCCCGCTCGACGCCCTGGCCACGGCGACGGCGACCACGCCCGGGGCGGAGGCGGCGCGACTGGCCCGGGCCCGGGCTCGTCTCCGGGTCGAGTACCTCATCGCCCTACGGCGGGTGGACCTGCCCGGCGACGCCTGCCGGCCGGTGCTGGTCGCTATCTCGGCCGGCGACCGTCGCCGGCAGCGGACCCTCGCCGCCGGCGACCATCTCCTGTCGTGCCCGACGTGCGCGTCGCTCGCCCCGCCCCTCGCCGAACGCCGCCGAGCCCTGACCGCCCTCCTCCCGTTCGCCGTCGCTGTCAACGGCGGCCGCCGCCTCGTCGACAAGGCCAGAGCGCACCCGGCGGCCACCGCGGCTGGAGCGACGGTCGCGGCCGTCGCCGTCACCGCCGCCGTCGTCGCCGCCCGACAACCCGAGACGCCGCCCCCTGCCCCGGTCACCGCCGCCACGTCCGCCGAACCGGCCGATCCTGGGCCGACCGAGCCGTCCCAGGCGACGACCACGACGACCGCCGTCACGGTCGCCCTCACCGTGGGCGACCGCACGCTCCTCGACCTCGCCCCCGACGAGCTGGAGGCGTTCGCCGGTCACCGGGTCGAAGCGTCGGGCGTGCAGGTCCTCGGCGTCCCCGCCGACGAGGGGTTCTGGGTCGGCTCCGGCCCCGACCGGCGGATCTGGGTCGCCCTGGAGGGCACTGGCGAGTCCCCCGTCGACATCTCGCCCGGCCAACGCCTGGACTTCGTCGGCACCCTCGTCCGCAACCCCCCCGGCTACGCCCAGTCGCTCGGCCTGCCCCCCGCCGACCAGGCGGCTCTGACCGCGGCCACTCACCACATCGCCGTTCCGTTCCAGGCTGTCACGCGCAGCGACTAA
- a CDS encoding PRC and DUF2382 domain-containing protein, with protein MTNTPSSDATAWVGRTLVDRDGGKIGTVEDVYLDDASGQPEWLAVKTGFFGGNLSFVPISGATTAGDDIRVPYETSLVKDAPNAAADGHLSPEEERRLYDHYGRDFGDWSYDRSEATTGYDTSGPSTDDAMTRSEEEVAVGTQRVEAGRARLRKYVVTENVTTTVPVEREVARLEREPITDANVAAATSGPDITEAEHEVVLTEEQPVVEKQVVPKERVRLETDTVTEEQQVSADVRKERIEAEGDVPGR; from the coding sequence GTGACCAACACACCCAGCAGCGACGCGACCGCGTGGGTCGGCCGCACCCTCGTCGACCGCGACGGCGGAAAGATCGGCACCGTCGAGGACGTGTACCTCGACGACGCCAGCGGGCAGCCGGAGTGGCTGGCCGTCAAGACCGGGTTCTTCGGCGGCAACCTCAGCTTCGTCCCGATCTCGGGCGCGACGACCGCCGGCGACGACATTCGCGTCCCGTACGAGACCTCCCTGGTCAAGGACGCGCCCAACGCCGCCGCCGACGGTCACCTCAGCCCCGAGGAGGAGCGCCGGTTGTACGACCACTACGGCCGCGACTTCGGCGACTGGTCCTACGACCGGTCCGAGGCGACCACGGGGTACGACACCAGCGGGCCGAGCACCGACGACGCCATGACCCGCTCCGAGGAGGAGGTCGCCGTCGGCACCCAGCGGGTCGAGGCCGGCCGGGCCCGGCTGCGGAAGTACGTCGTCACCGAGAACGTCACGACGACGGTCCCCGTCGAGCGTGAGGTGGCCCGCCTCGAGCGGGAACCGATCACCGACGCCAACGTCGCCGCCGCCACGAGCGGGCCCGACATCACCGAGGCCGAGCACGAGGTCGTGCTCACCGAGGAGCAGCCGGTGGTCGAGAAGCAGGTCGTGCCCAAGGAACGGGTGCGGCTCGAGACCGACACCGTCACCGAGGAGCAGCAGGTCAGTGCCGACGTGCGCAAGGAGCGCATCGAGGCGGAGGGCGACGTCCCGGGTCGCTGA
- a CDS encoding DUF2382 domain-containing protein — MTADHEDRDVAEVVRSEEELAVGTTREEAGRIRARKVVESEPVEEVVAVGVEHADVERTAAADGDSGLVETLPDGSVSIPVFEEQLVVEKRLVVRERIIIRKHTVTEDRVVTAELRKERVEIDADDAVADRIIDDRHP; from the coding sequence ATGACCGCCGACCACGAGGATCGCGACGTCGCCGAGGTCGTCCGCTCCGAGGAGGAACTCGCCGTCGGGACGACCCGCGAGGAGGCCGGCCGGATCCGGGCCCGCAAGGTCGTCGAATCCGAACCGGTCGAGGAGGTTGTCGCCGTCGGCGTCGAGCATGCCGACGTCGAGCGCACGGCCGCCGCCGACGGCGACAGCGGCCTCGTCGAGACGCTGCCCGACGGGTCGGTCTCCATCCCGGTGTTCGAGGAGCAGCTCGTCGTCGAGAAGCGCCTCGTCGTCCGGGAGCGCATCATCATCCGCAAGCACACCGTCACCGAGGACCGTGTCGTCACCGCCGAGCTGCGCAAGGAACGGGTCGAGATCGATGCCGACGACGCCGTCGCCGACCGCATCATCGACGACCGGCATCCATAG